One window of Pseudacidobacterium ailaaui genomic DNA carries:
- a CDS encoding B-box zinc finger protein: MNCANHPEIPVAAYCQNCGKPLCSSCVRQVSGVIYCEPCLAAKLGIGGTNYSFTGTAPGGVNYNISGTAPAASGADLPNPGLAALLGFIPGVGAMYNGQFIKALIHVLVFVVLVGISSEHGIFGIFIAAWVFYQVFDAHQTAKARRDGLPLPDPFGLNELGQKMGIPNRNWPPSASPSTDAAQAAGVVPPVPPPPGYEPVPPIPPVPGDPSCCGPLGRRPEPVGAIVLIAAGMLFLFSTLGILRFDWVGRGWPIIVIAVGAWLLFRHMRESGGTQ; the protein is encoded by the coding sequence ATGAACTGCGCAAACCATCCTGAAATTCCGGTAGCGGCCTATTGCCAGAACTGCGGCAAGCCGCTTTGCTCCTCCTGTGTGCGCCAGGTCTCCGGTGTGATTTATTGTGAGCCGTGCCTTGCGGCAAAGCTCGGCATCGGCGGAACGAATTACAGTTTTACAGGGACTGCGCCAGGGGGAGTGAACTACAACATCAGCGGTACGGCGCCAGCGGCTTCCGGGGCCGATCTGCCAAACCCCGGACTGGCGGCCCTGCTGGGTTTTATTCCCGGCGTAGGCGCCATGTACAACGGGCAGTTCATCAAGGCCCTGATTCATGTTCTTGTTTTTGTCGTGCTGGTTGGCATCAGCAGCGAACACGGCATTTTCGGCATATTTATTGCTGCCTGGGTCTTCTATCAGGTCTTCGACGCCCACCAGACAGCCAAAGCGCGGCGCGACGGATTACCACTGCCGGACCCCTTCGGGTTAAACGAACTTGGGCAGAAGATGGGCATCCCAAACCGCAATTGGCCGCCCTCTGCATCTCCCTCCACGGATGCGGCACAGGCTGCTGGCGTAGTCCCTCCGGTGCCGCCTCCGCCCGGATATGAGCCGGTGCCTCCTATCCCTCCTGTCCCTGGCGATCCGTCCTGCTGCGGTCCTCTGGGACGCCGTCCAGAGCCTGTGGGCGCGATTGTTCTGATTGCTGCGGGGATGCTCTTTCTCTTCAGCACACTGGGTATCCTGCGCTTTGACTGGGTTGGTCGTGGATGGCCAATCATTGTGATTGCGGTCGGCGCATGGCTGCTGTTTCGCCATATGCGCGAGAGTGGAGGTACGCAATGA
- a CDS encoding RNA polymerase sigma factor, translated as MEADWQLVVRRCLDGDSLAWTELVKAHHRRVYAICYRFTGSSHDAEDLTQEVFLKIYGNLAAFDLSKGSFPTWITTLTRNLLVDHFRRTKQQRLTDSMDAGWDGGEEQSASPLSDRISDPGPTPHEQAAKKELEKMVQQALTKVSPELREAVILRDLQDMDYKEIAQVLHIPEGTVKSRISRGRAELARLLERSGRQVV; from the coding sequence TTGGAAGCAGATTGGCAACTGGTGGTACGGCGGTGCCTGGACGGAGATTCCCTGGCCTGGACGGAGCTGGTCAAGGCGCACCATCGCCGTGTCTATGCCATTTGCTATCGCTTTACCGGGTCGTCGCACGATGCAGAGGACCTGACCCAGGAAGTTTTTCTTAAAATCTACGGAAATCTGGCGGCGTTTGATCTGTCCAAAGGGAGTTTTCCCACCTGGATCACGACCCTGACCCGGAACCTTCTGGTAGACCATTTTCGTCGTACCAAACAGCAGCGTCTCACAGATTCTATGGACGCCGGATGGGACGGCGGCGAGGAGCAGTCTGCCAGTCCGCTGTCAGACCGGATCTCGGATCCAGGGCCGACGCCACATGAGCAGGCAGCAAAAAAAGAGTTAGAAAAAATGGTGCAGCAGGCATTGACGAAAGTCTCGCCGGAGCTGCGCGAAGCAGTCATCCTGCGCGATCTGCAAGACATGGACTACAAAGAAATCGCACAGGTTTTACATATTCCTGAAGGGACCGTGAAGTCGCGCATCAGCCGCGGAAGGGCGGAGCTGGCGCGTCTTCTGGAACGTAGTGGAAGGCAGGTGGTTTAG
- a CDS encoding anti-sigma factor family protein has protein sequence MSERNPFRQNTGGPLDCEAWETLLADALDGVLSVNDEAVFTTHTQDCAACAEMLAQAKQGQEWLRFLHEEPQAPADLVTKILGRTSGAMLPQLAVAGGSIQPAVPHLAQMAVRRAFRDTRLLMTVAMAFFSIALTLNLAGVNLKGVRLADLKPSALQTTVARQFYGAKKQMVSYYENLRLVYELESRMRELRREAETEQQPSRKDQKDEKQSHKNGGKVQGPQNGIVPTEVLRGQKVLAGLRMHLWSHTLSRGREADFSPSPRAWGVRVRVCTWPRTTKDAVVAGKGDFLHSTARYAARHQTSEGNELAVRNIAAQAERSLV, from the coding sequence ATGTCTGAGCGTAATCCATTCCGGCAAAACACGGGAGGCCCGCTCGATTGTGAAGCATGGGAGACGCTTCTGGCCGATGCGCTGGATGGCGTCCTTTCCGTCAACGACGAAGCGGTGTTCACCACCCATACCCAGGACTGTGCGGCCTGCGCTGAGATGCTGGCGCAGGCAAAGCAGGGACAGGAGTGGCTGCGGTTTCTGCATGAGGAGCCACAGGCGCCGGCCGACCTGGTAACGAAGATTCTCGGTCGCACCAGCGGCGCAATGCTGCCCCAGCTGGCTGTCGCCGGCGGAAGCATCCAGCCGGCAGTCCCGCATCTGGCCCAGATGGCGGTGCGGCGGGCGTTTCGCGATACGCGTCTGCTGATGACGGTGGCCATGGCATTCTTTTCTATCGCGTTGACCCTCAATCTGGCAGGCGTGAACCTGAAAGGCGTGCGGCTGGCGGACTTAAAGCCATCGGCGCTCCAAACTACAGTGGCACGTCAGTTTTATGGTGCCAAAAAGCAGATGGTCAGCTACTACGAGAACCTGCGGCTGGTCTATGAGCTGGAATCAAGGATGCGCGAACTACGCCGCGAGGCGGAGACCGAGCAGCAGCCTTCCCGGAAAGACCAGAAGGACGAGAAGCAGTCCCACAAAAACGGCGGAAAAGTGCAGGGTCCGCAGAATGGGATTGTTCCGACAGAGGTCCTGCGTGGACAAAAGGTATTGGCGGGCCTCAGGATGCATTTGTGGTCTCACACCCTGTCGCGCGGAAGAGAGGCTGACTTCTCGCCTTCGCCCAGGGCATGGGGTGTGCGGGTGCGGGTCTGCACCTGGCCCAGGACGACGAAAGATGCTGTCGTTGCTGGGAAGGGCGATTTCCTTCATTCCACGGCACGGTACGCTGCAAGACATCAAACTTCAGAGGGAAATGAATTGGCTGTCAGAAACATAGCAGCCCAGGCAGAAAGGAGCCTGGTATGA
- a CDS encoding tetratricopeptide repeat protein: protein MLLLVPLFLLCLPAGAQDTLYAKARAAYDTQQWDEAAALFEQAEQNSPGATDALLLESRSLLRLGRLQEAEKAVGRYLVRHPDSPDALYTLGMVQQREDRPRDSLLTMTHAAQLRTPNSEDLRIVGLDYVLLNDYPDAIHWLEKAVEFDGKNAEAWYALGRADYTQSRFREAEHAFQQVLMLEPGHLRATENLGLVYSMENRMAEAEQTFRKAVALADKDPHTDEWPYLNYGGFLLDQGRPSEAVPLLERSAAINPKCASCQEKLGRALSAAGRLGEGVQHLEMAVALAPEEAHLHYELGLALRKAGMEDRARQEFALAQKQYGTKTAGEPK, encoded by the coding sequence GTGCTTCTTCTTGTTCCTCTGTTTTTGCTGTGCTTGCCTGCCGGTGCGCAGGACACTCTGTATGCAAAAGCGAGGGCCGCCTATGATACTCAGCAGTGGGACGAAGCCGCAGCTCTGTTCGAGCAGGCCGAGCAGAACTCCCCCGGCGCTACGGATGCCCTGCTGCTGGAGAGCAGATCGCTGCTGCGGCTGGGCCGCCTCCAGGAGGCCGAAAAGGCCGTTGGCCGTTACCTTGTGCGCCATCCTGACTCTCCCGATGCTCTTTACACCCTGGGGATGGTACAGCAGCGGGAGGACCGCCCCAGAGATTCTTTGCTCACGATGACCCATGCGGCACAACTGCGCACCCCGAACTCAGAGGACCTGCGCATTGTGGGGCTGGACTATGTGCTGCTCAATGATTATCCGGATGCCATCCACTGGCTGGAGAAGGCGGTGGAATTTGACGGGAAGAACGCCGAGGCATGGTATGCACTGGGCCGCGCGGATTATACGCAGAGCCGCTTTCGAGAGGCCGAACACGCCTTCCAGCAGGTGCTGATGCTGGAGCCAGGCCATCTGCGGGCCACAGAAAATCTGGGTCTGGTCTATAGCATGGAAAACCGCATGGCCGAGGCGGAGCAGACGTTCCGCAAAGCCGTGGCGCTGGCCGACAAGGACCCCCATACGGATGAGTGGCCGTATCTGAATTACGGGGGCTTTCTTCTGGACCAGGGGCGGCCTTCTGAGGCGGTCCCACTGCTTGAGCGCTCCGCGGCCATCAATCCCAAATGCGCGTCCTGCCAGGAAAAGCTGGGGCGCGCACTCAGTGCCGCAGGCAGATTGGGCGAAGGGGTCCAGCACCTGGAAATGGCGGTGGCGCTGGCACCGGAGGAGGCCCATCTGCACTACGAACTGGGTCTGGCCCTGCGCAAGGCAGGGATGGAGGACCGTGCACGGCAGGAATTTGCCCTTGCTCAGAAGCAATATGGGACGAAAACGGCAGGCGAGCCGAAATAA
- a CDS encoding DUF4097 family beta strand repeat-containing protein, translating into MATAPPPYDPRTIKQQWKDYARAQKQAARARSFYWRYYRRPSIAGPILLLTVGVLALLIETGRIQAAHFWAWYAQWWPLILIGIGCILLMEYFLDRNNPYAGRRTFGGFGWLIVLVLSTAWGTHASHVWGPLSDEFSGNDDFWSMMGEEHNNDVEISQSMDPAASIQIQDPRGDVTITASNDGQAHVRAHQVVHASSIDQAQKVFDAVKPKLIVSGTSAVLSVEGRNNARVDLTVELPAGATTVVNAGHGDVAIAGLKGTSDVTSSHGDVKFDNMGGNVHARMDHGDFAAHQIAGDVAVDGRAGDVTLSEIKGNITLDGDFFGDTHVEQAASAVRFHSSRTDLLIPKLAGDMTMDSSNLSVNQAVGPMRVITRSKTLDLSQISGDVHVENNNGDIVFTAAVPLGNVQIINRTGNIAVTLPENTGFSVTASNSDGELSTDFPITVNGSDGHKSALGQIGNGGPRVELTTSHGDIVLRKGGPGEPVVSAAPKPPAPPAPPAGPVRHLHGPRGANERPSEQ; encoded by the coding sequence GTGGCTACCGCGCCTCCTCCCTATGATCCGCGCACAATCAAACAGCAGTGGAAGGACTATGCCCGCGCGCAGAAACAGGCGGCCCGGGCCCGCAGCTTCTACTGGCGGTATTACCGGCGGCCTTCGATCGCTGGCCCGATTCTTCTACTGACAGTGGGAGTTTTGGCCCTGCTGATAGAAACAGGCCGTATCCAGGCAGCGCATTTCTGGGCCTGGTATGCACAGTGGTGGCCGCTCATCCTCATCGGCATCGGCTGCATTCTATTGATGGAATATTTTCTGGACCGGAACAATCCTTATGCCGGACGCAGGACCTTCGGCGGCTTCGGATGGCTCATTGTTTTGGTCCTTTCGACCGCATGGGGGACCCACGCTTCCCATGTATGGGGGCCGCTGAGTGATGAATTTTCCGGCAACGACGATTTCTGGAGCATGATGGGCGAGGAGCACAATAATGATGTCGAAATCAGCCAGAGCATGGATCCAGCTGCCTCCATCCAGATCCAGGACCCGCGCGGCGATGTGACCATCACCGCCTCCAACGATGGACAGGCACATGTCCGCGCCCATCAGGTGGTTCATGCTTCCTCCATTGACCAGGCCCAGAAGGTCTTTGACGCTGTCAAGCCCAAGCTCATTGTCTCCGGGACCAGCGCCGTCCTCAGCGTAGAGGGCCGCAATAATGCTCGCGTAGACCTTACTGTAGAACTGCCTGCAGGGGCCACAACGGTGGTCAATGCCGGGCATGGTGACGTGGCCATCGCAGGCCTGAAGGGTACATCGGATGTGACTTCCAGTCATGGCGATGTGAAATTCGACAACATGGGGGGGAATGTCCATGCGCGCATGGACCACGGGGATTTTGCTGCCCACCAGATTGCCGGCGATGTGGCCGTCGATGGACGTGCCGGTGACGTAACGCTGTCGGAAATCAAAGGCAACATCACCCTGGATGGTGATTTCTTTGGCGATACCCATGTGGAGCAGGCGGCTTCGGCCGTGCGCTTCCATTCCAGCCGCACGGACCTGCTGATCCCCAAGCTGGCCGGGGACATGACCATGGATTCCAGCAATCTGAGCGTCAATCAAGCCGTCGGCCCCATGCGCGTGATTACCCGTTCCAAGACCCTTGATCTTTCCCAGATTTCCGGGGACGTGCATGTGGAGAACAACAATGGTGATATCGTCTTTACCGCGGCTGTTCCTCTGGGCAATGTGCAGATCATCAATCGCACGGGCAATATCGCAGTGACTTTGCCGGAAAACACGGGTTTTTCCGTCACTGCATCCAACAGCGATGGTGAACTAAGCACGGATTTTCCGATTACCGTCAATGGCTCCGATGGGCATAAGTCGGCCTTGGGCCAGATTGGAAACGGCGGGCCGCGTGTAGAGCTGACCACCAGCCACGGAGATATTGTCCTGCGCAAGGGTGGGCCCGGAGAGCCAGTGGTTTCAGCAGCGCCAAAGCCGCCCGCCCCTCCTGCCCCTCCCGCCGGACCGGTAAGGCATCTGCATGGCCCGCGCGGTGCTAACGAGCGGCCATCCGAGCAGTAA
- a CDS encoding DNA glycosylase AlkZ-like family protein: MTIEQLQAARAEKWRQKSNPVLSLEDAAQWTHANGMCFFLPRRNQFPAPLPSFVEAVTGSSNPTPSPAAIQDAFSLAIRLFAAKAAAPLNLLGTVSERPDFIASPEALPHIFSLRGDHSSRRGPETKGSQLAADIWKQLRQGGALTAPELQEKLGRGVSESAVLRALTELWSSLYVLPIYTEGQPAAWALFDSQFPDEVQSGSRLAQSTALSALISLYLDSVIAASPEEVEVILSPLSSRSRIREVARGLLAMRQLSVMSVGQQTLLCITGGLPEFPPCKRPLRLRPKDPSRRPLNHFANPRWPGRRRKGPFPAAPQAAGSGRVYRRGLNKAKRNGSGIHAADLALPEENRTGNRKRQTAFPQTVRGRTESSPPADQKERTNPASEPGPLPTYYRH, from the coding sequence TTGACAATCGAACAGCTACAGGCAGCGCGCGCTGAAAAATGGCGCCAGAAATCCAACCCCGTCCTCTCGCTGGAAGACGCAGCGCAGTGGACCCATGCCAATGGGATGTGCTTTTTCCTCCCGCGCAGGAACCAGTTCCCGGCGCCCCTTCCATCCTTCGTGGAGGCAGTCACCGGAAGCAGCAATCCTACGCCTTCCCCGGCGGCAATTCAGGACGCATTCTCGTTGGCCATTCGTCTCTTCGCCGCAAAGGCGGCTGCTCCTCTGAACCTGCTAGGCACAGTCTCAGAACGCCCCGACTTCATCGCTTCCCCAGAGGCACTTCCCCACATTTTTTCCCTTCGCGGAGACCATTCCTCCCGACGGGGGCCGGAAACGAAAGGGTCGCAGCTTGCAGCCGACATCTGGAAGCAGCTTCGTCAGGGAGGCGCGCTGACCGCACCGGAGCTCCAGGAAAAGCTGGGCAGAGGTGTGAGTGAGTCGGCCGTGCTGCGCGCCCTCACGGAGCTTTGGAGCTCCCTGTATGTGTTGCCCATCTATACGGAAGGGCAGCCCGCAGCATGGGCGCTCTTTGATTCCCAGTTCCCGGATGAGGTCCAGAGCGGCAGCAGGCTTGCACAATCAACGGCGCTGTCTGCATTAATTTCCCTTTACCTTGATTCCGTCATCGCTGCGTCGCCTGAAGAAGTTGAGGTGATTCTCTCCCCGCTTTCTTCCCGTTCCCGCATCCGGGAAGTGGCCCGCGGCCTGCTTGCCATGCGCCAGCTCAGTGTAATGTCTGTGGGACAGCAGACCCTGCTCTGTATTACCGGAGGCCTGCCGGAATTTCCCCCGTGCAAGAGGCCCCTGCGCCTGCGGCCGAAGGACCCATCGCGCAGGCCCCTCAACCACTTCGCAAACCCCAGATGGCCCGGCCGCCGCAGAAAAGGCCCCTTTCCGGCCGCACCTCAGGCGGCTGGAAGCGGCAGGGTCTATCGCCGCGGTCTGAACAAAGCCAAACGGAACGGAAGCGGAATCCACGCAGCGGACCTGGCCCTGCCAGAGGAAAATCGAACTGGAAACAGAAAAAGGCAGACCGCGTTCCCCCAGACAGTCAGAGGGCGGACAGAAAGTTCTCCTCCCGCAGACCAGAAAGAAAGGACAAACCCAGCCAGTGAGCCAGGACCATTGCCCACTTATTATCGCCATTGA
- a CDS encoding pyridoxal phosphate-dependent aminotransferase, whose amino-acid sequence MSTATGTQAKVFADRIGRIEVSATMAVTAEAAKLRAQGAKLVDFGAGEPHFATPRHIKDAAIEAINQNFTRYTMVSGIPEVRKAIVARHACDFGSNYSPDEAVFTTGGKLAIFNAIQVLVDHGDEVILPVPFWVSYKDIIQYAGGKVVYLETDEAENFRVTAEAVEKLITPRTKAIILNSPSNPAGSVIAPADLERIVKLAHERGIYLLLDECYVYLQYTGALVSGGSFTDAKEHVLILGSLSKTYAMTGWRAGYALGPKPIIAAMSKLQSQSTSSTAHFVQKATIAALNSSQECVVEMRADYLKLRDQILARLAEIPGITCTKPEGAFYVYPNVSAYLGKPGAKNALELANRLLHEAHVVTVPGEAFGTTQHIRLSYAVSHDDIEEGLKRVKEFFAKL is encoded by the coding sequence ATGAGCACAGCCACAGGCACCCAGGCAAAGGTCTTTGCTGACCGTATTGGACGCATCGAGGTTTCGGCCACCATGGCCGTAACTGCGGAAGCCGCCAAGCTGCGCGCACAGGGCGCGAAGCTGGTGGACTTCGGAGCAGGCGAGCCGCACTTCGCCACCCCGCGCCACATCAAGGACGCGGCCATCGAAGCCATCAACCAGAACTTCACCCGCTACACGATGGTTTCCGGCATTCCTGAAGTGCGCAAGGCCATTGTGGCCCGCCACGCCTGCGACTTCGGCTCCAACTACTCGCCTGATGAGGCCGTCTTTACCACCGGCGGAAAGCTCGCCATCTTCAATGCCATTCAGGTACTGGTGGACCATGGCGACGAGGTCATCCTGCCCGTCCCCTTCTGGGTCTCTTATAAAGACATCATCCAGTATGCAGGCGGCAAGGTGGTCTATCTTGAAACCGACGAGGCGGAAAACTTCCGTGTGACGGCCGAAGCCGTGGAAAAGCTGATTACGCCGCGCACGAAGGCCATCATCCTGAACTCACCCTCGAACCCGGCCGGCTCAGTCATCGCCCCGGCAGACCTCGAACGTATCGTGAAGCTGGCGCATGAGCGAGGTATTTATCTGCTACTCGACGAGTGTTACGTTTATCTGCAATATACCGGGGCCCTGGTCAGCGGGGGTTCTTTCACCGACGCGAAAGAGCACGTCCTCATCCTCGGATCACTCTCGAAGACCTACGCCATGACCGGATGGCGCGCCGGATATGCGCTCGGCCCGAAGCCCATCATTGCGGCCATGAGCAAGCTGCAGAGTCAGTCCACCTCATCCACTGCGCACTTTGTGCAGAAGGCCACAATCGCCGCGCTGAACAGCTCGCAGGAATGCGTCGTCGAGATGCGCGCCGATTACCTCAAGCTGCGCGACCAAATCCTCGCCCGTCTGGCCGAGATTCCCGGCATCACCTGCACAAAACCAGAGGGCGCATTCTACGTATATCCGAATGTGTCAGCCTATCTGGGCAAGCCCGGAGCCAAGAATGCTCTGGAACTTGCCAACCGCCTCCTCCACGAGGCCCACGTCGTCACCGTTCCCGGCGAAGCCTTCGGCACGACGCAGCACATCCGTCTCTCTTACGCGGTGTCGCATGATGACATCGAAGAAGGACTCAAGCGGGTGAAAGAGTTCTTCGCAAAGCTGTAG
- a CDS encoding hydroxypyruvate isomerase family protein, protein MSTRRAFLQSGLAAAAAVQLPSVPLPPARGRIQQSVSRWCFQQVPLDRLCTFAAQIGLKGIDLLEIKDWDIPRRYGLVCTMGYAGGGTIPDAMNRMENHAAIEAAFRRNIPLAAKAGVPNVITFSGNRRGMSDDEGARNTILGLNRVKKIAEDQGVTICLELLNSKRDHPDYMADHTAWGARVVREVNSPRVKLLYDIYHMQIMEGDLIATIRENKDVIGHFHTGGVPGRHEIDATQEIQYPAVMQAIVESNFSGYVAHEFVPRGDPFRSLRQAMTICDV, encoded by the coding sequence ATGAGCACTCGTCGTGCGTTTCTCCAGTCAGGACTGGCGGCCGCAGCAGCCGTGCAGTTGCCCTCCGTGCCGCTGCCTCCGGCAAGAGGCCGCATCCAGCAATCGGTCTCGCGGTGGTGCTTTCAGCAGGTTCCTTTAGACCGTCTTTGTACCTTTGCAGCACAGATCGGACTGAAAGGAATTGATCTGTTGGAGATCAAGGACTGGGACATTCCCCGCCGCTACGGATTGGTCTGCACGATGGGCTATGCCGGTGGAGGAACAATTCCCGATGCCATGAACCGCATGGAAAACCATGCTGCGATCGAGGCCGCTTTCCGCAGGAACATTCCGCTGGCAGCCAAGGCAGGGGTGCCAAACGTAATTACCTTTTCCGGCAACCGTCGTGGAATGTCCGACGACGAGGGTGCCCGCAACACCATCCTGGGCCTGAACCGGGTGAAAAAGATTGCCGAAGACCAGGGCGTGACCATCTGTTTGGAGCTGCTGAACAGCAAGCGCGACCATCCGGACTACATGGCAGACCATACGGCGTGGGGAGCACGGGTGGTGCGAGAGGTAAATTCGCCGCGCGTAAAACTGCTCTATGATATTTACCACATGCAGATCATGGAAGGTGACCTGATTGCCACCATCCGTGAGAACAAAGATGTGATTGGTCACTTCCATACTGGTGGCGTTCCAGGGCGGCATGAGATCGATGCAACCCAGGAAATCCAATACCCAGCAGTGATGCAGGCCATTGTGGAATCCAATTTCAGCGGATATGTGGCACATGAATTTGTGCCGCGTGGTGACCCGTTTCGTTCTCTTCGTCAGGCCATGACCATCTGTGATGTTTGA
- the cmk gene encoding (d)CMP kinase: MSQDHCPLIIAIDGPAGAGKSTVAARLAARFGLLNLETGAMYRAFALKALTQGLDPGNADALEQLAAGTQIQLLPTPSGNRVLLDGEDVTARIRQPEVTYAASQVSVHPAIRRWMVDLQRQLGAKGGIVMEGRDIGTVVFPHADIKIFLDASPEARSERRYAQSGGAGSQQAVLQEIRERDERDRTRAQSPLRPAADAVVIDSTSLTLDEVVAKIEALITARMAAR, translated from the coding sequence GTGAGCCAGGACCATTGCCCACTTATTATCGCCATTGACGGCCCAGCCGGGGCCGGAAAGAGCACCGTCGCCGCACGTCTGGCGGCGCGCTTTGGTCTGCTGAATCTTGAAACGGGCGCCATGTACCGCGCCTTTGCCCTGAAAGCGCTTACCCAGGGTCTGGATCCCGGCAATGCTGATGCACTGGAACAACTGGCTGCCGGCACCCAGATTCAACTGCTGCCGACCCCTTCCGGTAACCGTGTCCTGCTGGATGGAGAGGACGTCACTGCACGCATCCGCCAGCCAGAGGTGACCTATGCTGCGTCGCAGGTAAGCGTGCACCCAGCCATCCGCCGCTGGATGGTGGATTTGCAACGCCAGCTTGGGGCAAAAGGGGGGATTGTGATGGAAGGCAGGGACATCGGCACCGTGGTTTTTCCCCATGCTGACATCAAAATCTTTCTTGATGCTTCGCCAGAGGCCCGCAGCGAACGCCGTTATGCTCAGAGTGGAGGCGCCGGATCGCAGCAGGCCGTTCTTCAGGAAATCCGCGAACGCGATGAGCGGGACCGCACCCGCGCGCAGTCGCCGCTAAGGCCCGCTGCCGATGCGGTCGTGATTGACTCCACCAGCCTTACTCTGGATGAAGTCGTGGCGAAAATTGAGGCCCTGATTACTGCTCGGATGGCCGCTCGTTAG